The following proteins are co-located in the Bubalus bubalis isolate 160015118507 breed Murrah chromosome 21, NDDB_SH_1, whole genome shotgun sequence genome:
- the ALS2CL gene encoding ALS2 C-terminal-like protein isoform X5, whose protein sequence is MCSPEEAALLRLEEVFSATLARINSLVLQPLLEAGPEASDPWGQECLQLLQQLHRSSQQLWDVTEESLHSLRERLRGPEAVGLESLLLLQSADRVLQVHLEYIESYTCCVAVQAFQKAVKRRSEYWRGQRKALRQVLSGLSSEGSVGTALLQALRQPLAHHVQQYVLLLLSLGDTVGECHPTRELVIHAASLFGDLQSFMRQELDQATATQALWPTLSSRLRDVLCTPARRLLQDSQDVPVTVTPLRAERVLLFDDALVLLQGHNIHTFDLKLVWVEPGQDRCMFHLLTPEEEFSFCSKDPQGLVVWQWKVTQAVCQALRGKKDFPVLGAGLEPSEPPTCRCGAYTFRAEGRFCQATYEGEWYWGRPHGKGTLKWPDGRNHVGDFCQGLEHGFGIRLVPQASEDKFDCYKCHWREGSMCGYGICEYSTSEVYKGYFQEGLRHGFGVLESAPQAPRPLRYTGHWERGQRSGYGVEEDSDRGERYIGMWQADQRHGPGVMVTQAGVCYQGTFQADKMVGPGILLSDDDSLYEGTFTRDLTLVGKGKVTFPNGFTLEGSFGSVSGRGLHTQGVLDTAALPPDPSSTCKRQLGQGVFPVESRWQGVYGPFRDFVRAGCPGDLREALLGFHVQSSRELRKSQEYLCCERTCPEDQAGRMEDLLEELLQHREPEALQQCLRKALSNSLHPLGKLLRTLMLTFQATYAGIGANKHLQGLAQEEVKQHAQELWAAYRGLLQVALQRKGQAPEEDEDAETRDLRVHSLVLPLMLPSFYSELFTLYLLLHEREDSLYSQGIAHLSLFPDARLLEFLDVQNATSSVLASLLHWLYFP, encoded by the exons ATGTGCAGCCCAGAGGAGGCGGCCCTGCTGCGGCTGGAGGAGGTTTTCTCAGCCACCCTTGCCCGCATCAACAGCCTTGTCCTCCAGCCCCTTCTTGAGGCCG GTCCAGAGGCCTCAGACCCCTGGGGCCAAGAGTGCCTGCAGCTCCTGCAGCAGCTGCACAGGAGCTCCCAGCAGCTGTGGGACGTGACGGAGGAAAGCCTGCACTCGCTGCGGGAGAGGCTGCGCGGCCCCGAAGCTGTCGGCCTggagtccctgctgctgctgcagagcGCGGACCGTGTCCTGCAGGTCCACCTGGA GTACATCGAGTCCTACACATGCTGCGTGGCAGTGCAAGCCTTTCAGAAGGCAGTGAAGAGGAGGAG TGAGTACTGGCGGGGCCAGCGGAAGGCGCTGCGGCAAGTCCTGTCGGGCCTGAGCTCCGAGGGCTCGGTGGGCACGGCCCTGCTCCAGGCCCTCCGCCAGCCACTCGCCCATCACGTGCAGCAGTATGTGCTCCTCCTGCTGAGCCTCGGGGACACCGTCGGGGAG TGTCACCCCACCCGGGAGCTGGTGATACATGCCGCCAGCCTCTTTGGGGACTTGCAGTCCTTCATGAGGCAGGAGCTGGACCAGGCCACGGCCACGCAGGCCCTCTGGCCCACTCTGAGTAGCCGGCTGAGG GATGTACTCTGCACCCCTGCTCGCCGACTCTTGCAAGACAGCCAGGACGTCCCCGTGACAGTCACCCCACTGCGGGCAGAGCGCGTGCTGCTCTTTGATGATGCCCTCGTCCTGCTGCAG GGCCACAATATCCACACCTTTGATCTGAAGCTGGTGTGGGTAGAACCTGGGCAGGACAG GTGCATGTTTCACCTCCTCACACCCGAGGAAGAGTTCTCCTTTTGTTCCAAGGACCCGCAGGGCCTG GTGGTCTGGCAATGGAAGGTTACCCAGGCTGTGTGCCAGGCCTTGCGTGGGAAGAAGGACTTCCCGGTGCTGGGAGCGGGCCTGGAACCTTCGGAACCCCCCACCTGCCGCTGTGGAGCATACACCTTCCGTGCAGAGGGCCGCTTCTGCCAGGCCACCTACGAGGGCGAGTGGTACTGGGGCAGGCCCCATGGCAA GGGAACCCTGAAGTGGCCAGATGGGCGGAATCACGTGGGGGATTTCTGCCAGGGCCTGGAGCACGG CTTTGGCATCCGCCTGGTGCCCCAGGCCTCCGAGGATAAGTTTGACTGTTACAAGTGCCACTGGCGGGAAGGCAGCATGTGCGGCTATGGCATCTGTGA GTACAGCACCAGCGAGGTGTACAAGGGCTACTTCCAGGAGGGCCTGCGCCATGGATTCGGGGTCCTTGAGAGTGCCCCACAGGCCCCTCGCCCCCTGCGGTACACAGGCCACTGGGAGAGGGGCCAGCGGAGTGGCTACGGTGTCGAGGAGGACAGCGACAG gggtGAGCGCTATATTGGCATGTGGCAGGCTGACCAGCGCCATGGCCCAGGGGTCATGGTCACCCAGGCGGGTGTCTGCTACCAGGGCACCTTCCAGGCAGACAAGATGGTG GGCCCAGGGATCCTTCTCTCTGATGATGACTCCTTATACGAGGGCACTTTTACCAGGGACCTGACCCTCGTGGGGAAG GGCAAGGTCACCTTCCCCAATGGCTTCACCCTGGAGGGCTCTTTTGGCAGCGTGTCAGGGAGAGGACTGCATACCCAGGGTGTGCTGGACACAGCTGCCCTCCCTCCAGATCCAAGCAGTACCTGCAAGAG GCAGCTGGGTCAGGGCGTCTTCCCCGTGGAGAGCCGCTGGCAGGGTGTCTATGGCCCCTTCCGGGACTTTGTTCGTGCCGGCTGCCCTGGGGACCTGCGGGAGGCCCTGCTGGGCTTCCATGTGCAGAGCTCAAGGGAGCTGCGCAAGTCGCAGGAGTACCTGTGCTGTGAGAG GACCTGCCCCGAGGACCAGGCGGGCAGGATGGAGGACCTCCTGGAGGAGCTGCTGCAGCACCGGGAGCCTGAGGCCCTGCAGCAGTGCCTCAGGAAG GCTCTGAGCAACTCTCTGCATCCCCTGGGGAAGCTGCTCCGGACGCTGATGCTGACCTTCCAGGCCACATACGCAGGTATCGGGGCCAACAAGCACCTACAGGGGCTGGCGCAGGAGGAGGTGAAGCAGCATGCCCAGGAGCTCTGGGCTGCCTACAG GGGCCTGCTGCAGGTTGCCTTACAGCGCAAGGGCCAGGCCCCAGAGGAGGATGAAGATGCAGAGACAAG GGACCTGCGGGTGCACAGCTTGGTGCTCCCGCTCATGCTGCCCAGCTTCTACTCGGAGCTCTTCACCCTCTACCTGCTGCTTCATGAGAGAGAAGACAGCCTCTACAGCCAGGGCATCGCCCACCTGAGCCTCTTCCCTGACGCCAGGCTGCTTGAGTTCCTGGACGTGCAGAA TGCCACCTCCTCCGTGCTGGCCTCCCTGCTTCATTGGCTCTACTTCCCTTGA
- the ALS2CL gene encoding ALS2 C-terminal-like protein isoform X6 has product MCSPEEAALLRLEEVFSATLARINSLVLQPLLEAGPEASDPWGQECLQLLQQLHRSSQQLWDVTEESLHSLRERLRGPEAVGLESLLLLQSADRVLQVHLEYIESYTCCVAVQAFQKAVKRRSEYWRGQRKALRQVLSGLSSEGSVGTALLQALRQPLAHHVQQYVLLLLSLGDTVGECHPTRELVIHAASLFGDLQSFMRQELDQATATQALWPTLSSRLRDVLCTPARRLLQDSQDVPVTVTPLRAERVLLFDDALVLLQGHNIHTFDLKLVWVEPGQDRCMFHLLTPEEEFSFCSKDPQGLVVWQWKVTQAVCQALRGKKDFPVLGAGLEPSEPPTCRCGAYTFRAEGRFCQATYEGEWYWGRPHGKGTLKWPDGRNHVGDFCQGLEHGFGIRLVPQASEDKFDCYKCHWREGSMCGYGICEYSTSEVYKGYFQEGLRHGFGVLESAPQAPRPLRYTGHWERGQRSGYGVEEDSDRGERYIGMWQADQRHGPGVMVTQAGVCYQGTFQADKMVGPGILLSDDDSLYEGTFTRDLTLVGKGKVTFPNGFTLEGSFGSVSGRGLHTQGVLDTAALPPDPSSTCKRQLGQGVFPVESRWQGVYGPFRDFVRAGCPGDLREALLGFHVQSSRELRKSQEYLCCERTCPEDQAGRMEDLLEELLQHREPEALQQCLRKALSNSLHPLGKLLRTLMLTFQATYAGACCRLPYSARARPQRRMKMQRQGTCGCTAWCSRSCCPASTRSSSPSTCCFMREKTASTARASPT; this is encoded by the exons ATGTGCAGCCCAGAGGAGGCGGCCCTGCTGCGGCTGGAGGAGGTTTTCTCAGCCACCCTTGCCCGCATCAACAGCCTTGTCCTCCAGCCCCTTCTTGAGGCCG GTCCAGAGGCCTCAGACCCCTGGGGCCAAGAGTGCCTGCAGCTCCTGCAGCAGCTGCACAGGAGCTCCCAGCAGCTGTGGGACGTGACGGAGGAAAGCCTGCACTCGCTGCGGGAGAGGCTGCGCGGCCCCGAAGCTGTCGGCCTggagtccctgctgctgctgcagagcGCGGACCGTGTCCTGCAGGTCCACCTGGA GTACATCGAGTCCTACACATGCTGCGTGGCAGTGCAAGCCTTTCAGAAGGCAGTGAAGAGGAGGAG TGAGTACTGGCGGGGCCAGCGGAAGGCGCTGCGGCAAGTCCTGTCGGGCCTGAGCTCCGAGGGCTCGGTGGGCACGGCCCTGCTCCAGGCCCTCCGCCAGCCACTCGCCCATCACGTGCAGCAGTATGTGCTCCTCCTGCTGAGCCTCGGGGACACCGTCGGGGAG TGTCACCCCACCCGGGAGCTGGTGATACATGCCGCCAGCCTCTTTGGGGACTTGCAGTCCTTCATGAGGCAGGAGCTGGACCAGGCCACGGCCACGCAGGCCCTCTGGCCCACTCTGAGTAGCCGGCTGAGG GATGTACTCTGCACCCCTGCTCGCCGACTCTTGCAAGACAGCCAGGACGTCCCCGTGACAGTCACCCCACTGCGGGCAGAGCGCGTGCTGCTCTTTGATGATGCCCTCGTCCTGCTGCAG GGCCACAATATCCACACCTTTGATCTGAAGCTGGTGTGGGTAGAACCTGGGCAGGACAG GTGCATGTTTCACCTCCTCACACCCGAGGAAGAGTTCTCCTTTTGTTCCAAGGACCCGCAGGGCCTG GTGGTCTGGCAATGGAAGGTTACCCAGGCTGTGTGCCAGGCCTTGCGTGGGAAGAAGGACTTCCCGGTGCTGGGAGCGGGCCTGGAACCTTCGGAACCCCCCACCTGCCGCTGTGGAGCATACACCTTCCGTGCAGAGGGCCGCTTCTGCCAGGCCACCTACGAGGGCGAGTGGTACTGGGGCAGGCCCCATGGCAA GGGAACCCTGAAGTGGCCAGATGGGCGGAATCACGTGGGGGATTTCTGCCAGGGCCTGGAGCACGG CTTTGGCATCCGCCTGGTGCCCCAGGCCTCCGAGGATAAGTTTGACTGTTACAAGTGCCACTGGCGGGAAGGCAGCATGTGCGGCTATGGCATCTGTGA GTACAGCACCAGCGAGGTGTACAAGGGCTACTTCCAGGAGGGCCTGCGCCATGGATTCGGGGTCCTTGAGAGTGCCCCACAGGCCCCTCGCCCCCTGCGGTACACAGGCCACTGGGAGAGGGGCCAGCGGAGTGGCTACGGTGTCGAGGAGGACAGCGACAG gggtGAGCGCTATATTGGCATGTGGCAGGCTGACCAGCGCCATGGCCCAGGGGTCATGGTCACCCAGGCGGGTGTCTGCTACCAGGGCACCTTCCAGGCAGACAAGATGGTG GGCCCAGGGATCCTTCTCTCTGATGATGACTCCTTATACGAGGGCACTTTTACCAGGGACCTGACCCTCGTGGGGAAG GGCAAGGTCACCTTCCCCAATGGCTTCACCCTGGAGGGCTCTTTTGGCAGCGTGTCAGGGAGAGGACTGCATACCCAGGGTGTGCTGGACACAGCTGCCCTCCCTCCAGATCCAAGCAGTACCTGCAAGAG GCAGCTGGGTCAGGGCGTCTTCCCCGTGGAGAGCCGCTGGCAGGGTGTCTATGGCCCCTTCCGGGACTTTGTTCGTGCCGGCTGCCCTGGGGACCTGCGGGAGGCCCTGCTGGGCTTCCATGTGCAGAGCTCAAGGGAGCTGCGCAAGTCGCAGGAGTACCTGTGCTGTGAGAG GACCTGCCCCGAGGACCAGGCGGGCAGGATGGAGGACCTCCTGGAGGAGCTGCTGCAGCACCGGGAGCCTGAGGCCCTGCAGCAGTGCCTCAGGAAG GCTCTGAGCAACTCTCTGCATCCCCTGGGGAAGCTGCTCCGGACGCTGATGCTGACCTTCCAGGCCACATACGCAG GGGCCTGCTGCAGGTTGCCTTACAGCGCAAGGGCCAGGCCCCAGAGGAGGATGAAGATGCAGAGACAAG GGACCTGCGGGTGCACAGCTTGGTGCTCCCGCTCATGCTGCCCAGCTTCTACTCGGAGCTCTTCACCCTCTACCTGCTGCTTCATGAGAGAGAAGACAGCCTCTACAGCCAGGGCATCGCCCACCTGA
- the ALS2CL gene encoding ALS2 C-terminal-like protein isoform X2 encodes MCSPEEAALLRLEEVFSATLARINSLVLQPLLEAGPEASDPWGQECLQLLQQLHRSSQQLWDVTEESLHSLRERLRGPEAVGLESLLLLQSADRVLQVHLEYIESYTCCVAVQAFQKAVKRRSEYWRGQRKALRQVLSGLSSEGSVGTALLQALRQPLAHHVQQYVLLLLSLGDTVGECHPTRELVIHAASLFGDLQSFMRQELDQATATQALWPTLSSRLRDVLCTPARRLLQDSQDVPVTVTPLRAERVLLFDDALVLLQGHNIHTFDLKLVWVEPGQDRCMFHLLTPEEEFSFCSKDPQGLVVWQWKVTQAVCQALRGKKDFPVLGAGLEPSEPPTCRCGAYTFRAEGRFCQATYEGEWYWGRPHGKGTLKWPDGRNHVGDFCQGLEHGFGIRLVPQASEDKFDCYKCHWREGSMCGYGICEYSTSEVYKGYFQEGLRHGFGVLESAPQAPRPLRYTGHWERGQRSGYGVEEDSDRGERYIGMWQADQRHGPGVMVTQAGVCYQGTFQADKMVGPGILLSDDDSLYEGTFTRDLTLVGKGKVTFPNGFTLEGSFGSVSGRGLHTQGVLDTAALPPDPSSTCKRQLGQGVFPVESRWQGVYGPFRDFVRAGCPGDLREALLGFHVQSSRELRKSQEYLCCERTCPEDQAGRMEDLLEELLQHREPEALQQCLRKALSNSLHPLGKLLRTLMLTFQATYAGIGANKHLQGLAQEEVKQHAQELWAAYRGLLQVALQRKGQAPEEDEDAETRDLRVHSLVLPLMLPSFYSELFTLYLLLHEREDSLYSQGIAHLSLFPDARLLEFLDVQKHLWPLKDLTLTTNQRYSLVRDKCFLSATECLQKMITTVDPREKLEVLERTYGEIEATVSRVLGREHKLPMDDLLPLLIYVVSRAQIQHLGAEIHLIRDMMDPLHTGGLYDFLLTALEASWLQPRLSPASPATSTSRRRT; translated from the exons ATGTGCAGCCCAGAGGAGGCGGCCCTGCTGCGGCTGGAGGAGGTTTTCTCAGCCACCCTTGCCCGCATCAACAGCCTTGTCCTCCAGCCCCTTCTTGAGGCCG GTCCAGAGGCCTCAGACCCCTGGGGCCAAGAGTGCCTGCAGCTCCTGCAGCAGCTGCACAGGAGCTCCCAGCAGCTGTGGGACGTGACGGAGGAAAGCCTGCACTCGCTGCGGGAGAGGCTGCGCGGCCCCGAAGCTGTCGGCCTggagtccctgctgctgctgcagagcGCGGACCGTGTCCTGCAGGTCCACCTGGA GTACATCGAGTCCTACACATGCTGCGTGGCAGTGCAAGCCTTTCAGAAGGCAGTGAAGAGGAGGAG TGAGTACTGGCGGGGCCAGCGGAAGGCGCTGCGGCAAGTCCTGTCGGGCCTGAGCTCCGAGGGCTCGGTGGGCACGGCCCTGCTCCAGGCCCTCCGCCAGCCACTCGCCCATCACGTGCAGCAGTATGTGCTCCTCCTGCTGAGCCTCGGGGACACCGTCGGGGAG TGTCACCCCACCCGGGAGCTGGTGATACATGCCGCCAGCCTCTTTGGGGACTTGCAGTCCTTCATGAGGCAGGAGCTGGACCAGGCCACGGCCACGCAGGCCCTCTGGCCCACTCTGAGTAGCCGGCTGAGG GATGTACTCTGCACCCCTGCTCGCCGACTCTTGCAAGACAGCCAGGACGTCCCCGTGACAGTCACCCCACTGCGGGCAGAGCGCGTGCTGCTCTTTGATGATGCCCTCGTCCTGCTGCAG GGCCACAATATCCACACCTTTGATCTGAAGCTGGTGTGGGTAGAACCTGGGCAGGACAG GTGCATGTTTCACCTCCTCACACCCGAGGAAGAGTTCTCCTTTTGTTCCAAGGACCCGCAGGGCCTG GTGGTCTGGCAATGGAAGGTTACCCAGGCTGTGTGCCAGGCCTTGCGTGGGAAGAAGGACTTCCCGGTGCTGGGAGCGGGCCTGGAACCTTCGGAACCCCCCACCTGCCGCTGTGGAGCATACACCTTCCGTGCAGAGGGCCGCTTCTGCCAGGCCACCTACGAGGGCGAGTGGTACTGGGGCAGGCCCCATGGCAA GGGAACCCTGAAGTGGCCAGATGGGCGGAATCACGTGGGGGATTTCTGCCAGGGCCTGGAGCACGG CTTTGGCATCCGCCTGGTGCCCCAGGCCTCCGAGGATAAGTTTGACTGTTACAAGTGCCACTGGCGGGAAGGCAGCATGTGCGGCTATGGCATCTGTGA GTACAGCACCAGCGAGGTGTACAAGGGCTACTTCCAGGAGGGCCTGCGCCATGGATTCGGGGTCCTTGAGAGTGCCCCACAGGCCCCTCGCCCCCTGCGGTACACAGGCCACTGGGAGAGGGGCCAGCGGAGTGGCTACGGTGTCGAGGAGGACAGCGACAG gggtGAGCGCTATATTGGCATGTGGCAGGCTGACCAGCGCCATGGCCCAGGGGTCATGGTCACCCAGGCGGGTGTCTGCTACCAGGGCACCTTCCAGGCAGACAAGATGGTG GGCCCAGGGATCCTTCTCTCTGATGATGACTCCTTATACGAGGGCACTTTTACCAGGGACCTGACCCTCGTGGGGAAG GGCAAGGTCACCTTCCCCAATGGCTTCACCCTGGAGGGCTCTTTTGGCAGCGTGTCAGGGAGAGGACTGCATACCCAGGGTGTGCTGGACACAGCTGCCCTCCCTCCAGATCCAAGCAGTACCTGCAAGAG GCAGCTGGGTCAGGGCGTCTTCCCCGTGGAGAGCCGCTGGCAGGGTGTCTATGGCCCCTTCCGGGACTTTGTTCGTGCCGGCTGCCCTGGGGACCTGCGGGAGGCCCTGCTGGGCTTCCATGTGCAGAGCTCAAGGGAGCTGCGCAAGTCGCAGGAGTACCTGTGCTGTGAGAG GACCTGCCCCGAGGACCAGGCGGGCAGGATGGAGGACCTCCTGGAGGAGCTGCTGCAGCACCGGGAGCCTGAGGCCCTGCAGCAGTGCCTCAGGAAG GCTCTGAGCAACTCTCTGCATCCCCTGGGGAAGCTGCTCCGGACGCTGATGCTGACCTTCCAGGCCACATACGCAGGTATCGGGGCCAACAAGCACCTACAGGGGCTGGCGCAGGAGGAGGTGAAGCAGCATGCCCAGGAGCTCTGGGCTGCCTACAG GGGCCTGCTGCAGGTTGCCTTACAGCGCAAGGGCCAGGCCCCAGAGGAGGATGAAGATGCAGAGACAAG GGACCTGCGGGTGCACAGCTTGGTGCTCCCGCTCATGCTGCCCAGCTTCTACTCGGAGCTCTTCACCCTCTACCTGCTGCTTCATGAGAGAGAAGACAGCCTCTACAGCCAGGGCATCGCCCACCTGAGCCTCTTCCCTGACGCCAGGCTGCTTGAGTTCCTGGACGTGCAGAA GCACTTGTGGCCCCTCAAGGACCTCACACTGACGACCAATCAG AGATACTCCCTGGTCAGAGACAAGTGCTTCCTGTCGGCCACAGAGTGCCTGCAGAAGATGAT CACCACGGTGGACCCCCGGGAGAAGCTGGAGGTGCTGGAGCGGACATACGGGGAAATCGAGGCCACTGTGTCGCGGGTGCTGGGCCGGGAGCACAAGCTGCCCATGGACGACCTGCTGCCGCTGCTCATCTACGTGGTGTCTCGTGCCCA AATCCAGCACCTGGGAGCCGAGATCCACCTGATCCGTGACATGATGGACCCTCTCCACACGGGAGGCCTGTATGACTTCCTGCTCACGGCCCTGGAG GCCAGCTGGCTCCAGCCTCGCCTCTCTCCTGCCAGTCCTGCTACGAGCACATCCAGAAGGAGGACATGA
- the ALS2CL gene encoding ALS2 C-terminal-like protein isoform X1 — MCSPEEAALLRLEEVFSATLARINSLVLQPLLEAGPEASDPWGQECLQLLQQLHRSSQQLWDVTEESLHSLRERLRGPEAVGLESLLLLQSADRVLQVHLEYIESYTCCVAVQAFQKAVKRRSEYWRGQRKALRQVLSGLSSEGSVGTALLQALRQPLAHHVQQYVLLLLSLGDTVGECHPTRELVIHAASLFGDLQSFMRQELDQATATQALWPTLSSRLRDVLCTPARRLLQDSQDVPVTVTPLRAERVLLFDDALVLLQGHNIHTFDLKLVWVEPGQDRCMFHLLTPEEEFSFCSKDPQGLVVWQWKVTQAVCQALRGKKDFPVLGAGLEPSEPPTCRCGAYTFRAEGRFCQATYEGEWYWGRPHGKGTLKWPDGRNHVGDFCQGLEHGFGIRLVPQASEDKFDCYKCHWREGSMCGYGICEYSTSEVYKGYFQEGLRHGFGVLESAPQAPRPLRYTGHWERGQRSGYGVEEDSDRGERYIGMWQADQRHGPGVMVTQAGVCYQGTFQADKMVGPGILLSDDDSLYEGTFTRDLTLVGKGKVTFPNGFTLEGSFGSVSGRGLHTQGVLDTAALPPDPSSTCKRQLGQGVFPVESRWQGVYGPFRDFVRAGCPGDLREALLGFHVQSSRELRKSQEYLCCERTCPEDQAGRMEDLLEELLQHREPEALQQCLRKALSNSLHPLGKLLRTLMLTFQATYAGIGANKHLQGLAQEEVKQHAQELWAAYRGLLQVALQRKGQAPEEDEDAETRDLRVHSLVLPLMLPSFYSELFTLYLLLHEREDSLYSQGIAHLSLFPDARLLEFLDVQKHLWPLKDLTLTTNQRYSLVRDKCFLSATECLQKMITTVDPREKLEVLERTYGEIEATVSRVLGREHKLPMDDLLPLLIYVVSRAQIQHLGAEIHLIRDMMDPLHTGGLYDFLLTALESCYEHIQKEDMRLHRLPSRWSSREPW; from the exons ATGTGCAGCCCAGAGGAGGCGGCCCTGCTGCGGCTGGAGGAGGTTTTCTCAGCCACCCTTGCCCGCATCAACAGCCTTGTCCTCCAGCCCCTTCTTGAGGCCG GTCCAGAGGCCTCAGACCCCTGGGGCCAAGAGTGCCTGCAGCTCCTGCAGCAGCTGCACAGGAGCTCCCAGCAGCTGTGGGACGTGACGGAGGAAAGCCTGCACTCGCTGCGGGAGAGGCTGCGCGGCCCCGAAGCTGTCGGCCTggagtccctgctgctgctgcagagcGCGGACCGTGTCCTGCAGGTCCACCTGGA GTACATCGAGTCCTACACATGCTGCGTGGCAGTGCAAGCCTTTCAGAAGGCAGTGAAGAGGAGGAG TGAGTACTGGCGGGGCCAGCGGAAGGCGCTGCGGCAAGTCCTGTCGGGCCTGAGCTCCGAGGGCTCGGTGGGCACGGCCCTGCTCCAGGCCCTCCGCCAGCCACTCGCCCATCACGTGCAGCAGTATGTGCTCCTCCTGCTGAGCCTCGGGGACACCGTCGGGGAG TGTCACCCCACCCGGGAGCTGGTGATACATGCCGCCAGCCTCTTTGGGGACTTGCAGTCCTTCATGAGGCAGGAGCTGGACCAGGCCACGGCCACGCAGGCCCTCTGGCCCACTCTGAGTAGCCGGCTGAGG GATGTACTCTGCACCCCTGCTCGCCGACTCTTGCAAGACAGCCAGGACGTCCCCGTGACAGTCACCCCACTGCGGGCAGAGCGCGTGCTGCTCTTTGATGATGCCCTCGTCCTGCTGCAG GGCCACAATATCCACACCTTTGATCTGAAGCTGGTGTGGGTAGAACCTGGGCAGGACAG GTGCATGTTTCACCTCCTCACACCCGAGGAAGAGTTCTCCTTTTGTTCCAAGGACCCGCAGGGCCTG GTGGTCTGGCAATGGAAGGTTACCCAGGCTGTGTGCCAGGCCTTGCGTGGGAAGAAGGACTTCCCGGTGCTGGGAGCGGGCCTGGAACCTTCGGAACCCCCCACCTGCCGCTGTGGAGCATACACCTTCCGTGCAGAGGGCCGCTTCTGCCAGGCCACCTACGAGGGCGAGTGGTACTGGGGCAGGCCCCATGGCAA GGGAACCCTGAAGTGGCCAGATGGGCGGAATCACGTGGGGGATTTCTGCCAGGGCCTGGAGCACGG CTTTGGCATCCGCCTGGTGCCCCAGGCCTCCGAGGATAAGTTTGACTGTTACAAGTGCCACTGGCGGGAAGGCAGCATGTGCGGCTATGGCATCTGTGA GTACAGCACCAGCGAGGTGTACAAGGGCTACTTCCAGGAGGGCCTGCGCCATGGATTCGGGGTCCTTGAGAGTGCCCCACAGGCCCCTCGCCCCCTGCGGTACACAGGCCACTGGGAGAGGGGCCAGCGGAGTGGCTACGGTGTCGAGGAGGACAGCGACAG gggtGAGCGCTATATTGGCATGTGGCAGGCTGACCAGCGCCATGGCCCAGGGGTCATGGTCACCCAGGCGGGTGTCTGCTACCAGGGCACCTTCCAGGCAGACAAGATGGTG GGCCCAGGGATCCTTCTCTCTGATGATGACTCCTTATACGAGGGCACTTTTACCAGGGACCTGACCCTCGTGGGGAAG GGCAAGGTCACCTTCCCCAATGGCTTCACCCTGGAGGGCTCTTTTGGCAGCGTGTCAGGGAGAGGACTGCATACCCAGGGTGTGCTGGACACAGCTGCCCTCCCTCCAGATCCAAGCAGTACCTGCAAGAG GCAGCTGGGTCAGGGCGTCTTCCCCGTGGAGAGCCGCTGGCAGGGTGTCTATGGCCCCTTCCGGGACTTTGTTCGTGCCGGCTGCCCTGGGGACCTGCGGGAGGCCCTGCTGGGCTTCCATGTGCAGAGCTCAAGGGAGCTGCGCAAGTCGCAGGAGTACCTGTGCTGTGAGAG GACCTGCCCCGAGGACCAGGCGGGCAGGATGGAGGACCTCCTGGAGGAGCTGCTGCAGCACCGGGAGCCTGAGGCCCTGCAGCAGTGCCTCAGGAAG GCTCTGAGCAACTCTCTGCATCCCCTGGGGAAGCTGCTCCGGACGCTGATGCTGACCTTCCAGGCCACATACGCAGGTATCGGGGCCAACAAGCACCTACAGGGGCTGGCGCAGGAGGAGGTGAAGCAGCATGCCCAGGAGCTCTGGGCTGCCTACAG GGGCCTGCTGCAGGTTGCCTTACAGCGCAAGGGCCAGGCCCCAGAGGAGGATGAAGATGCAGAGACAAG GGACCTGCGGGTGCACAGCTTGGTGCTCCCGCTCATGCTGCCCAGCTTCTACTCGGAGCTCTTCACCCTCTACCTGCTGCTTCATGAGAGAGAAGACAGCCTCTACAGCCAGGGCATCGCCCACCTGAGCCTCTTCCCTGACGCCAGGCTGCTTGAGTTCCTGGACGTGCAGAA GCACTTGTGGCCCCTCAAGGACCTCACACTGACGACCAATCAG AGATACTCCCTGGTCAGAGACAAGTGCTTCCTGTCGGCCACAGAGTGCCTGCAGAAGATGAT CACCACGGTGGACCCCCGGGAGAAGCTGGAGGTGCTGGAGCGGACATACGGGGAAATCGAGGCCACTGTGTCGCGGGTGCTGGGCCGGGAGCACAAGCTGCCCATGGACGACCTGCTGCCGCTGCTCATCTACGTGGTGTCTCGTGCCCA AATCCAGCACCTGGGAGCCGAGATCCACCTGATCCGTGACATGATGGACCCTCTCCACACGGGAGGCCTGTATGACTTCCTGCTCACGGCCCTGGAG TCCTGCTACGAGCACATCCAGAAGGAGGACATGAGGCTGCATCGCCTGCCCAGCCGCTGGAGCTCCAGGGAGCCATGGTAG